One region of Vigna angularis cultivar LongXiaoDou No.4 chromosome 10, ASM1680809v1, whole genome shotgun sequence genomic DNA includes:
- the LOC108334782 gene encoding uncharacterized protein LOC108334782, with protein sequence METRGTQAMEKTIENGHRSNRERKMALIQDVDKLKRKLRLEENVHRVLERAFTRPLGSLPRLPPYLPPHILKLVAEVAVLEEEVVRLEENVVNFSQALYQEAVYISSKWKSEYLMDTMDENSIRSSKYQTSNSLLVNRKQLHIKQEVLSSIPEEGYQKRNHFFYSSLKDKQSLEKKMAKFITTGKKSLIKQELNEVYADHLKLQIERRSVHQERALSSSSSLDDKESEDIVKRYNILYNCLLRSIQRSRNIDGCLLEFKKILRKENEIKASHHHSMYFMADGTNVYTNSKLVRVCFGLEWSELLVTFASSYGSCSSPVVSVSQIKQYCCYVDTE encoded by the exons ATGGAAACTCGAGGGACTCAGGCAATGGAGAAAACCATAGAAAATGGGCATAGGTCCAATAGAGAAAGGAAAATGGCATTGATACAAGAT GTTGACAAGTTGAAGAGGAAGCTTAGACTGGAAGAGAATGTTCACAGAGTGTTAGAAAGAGCATTTACAAGACCTTTGGGGTCCCTTCCTCGTCTTCCTCCTTATCTCCCCCCACAT ATACTAAAGCTTGTGGCTGAAGTCGCAGTATTGGAGGAGGAGGTGGTTAGACTAGAAGAAAATGTTGTGAATTTCAGCCAAGCTCTATATCAGGAAGCTGTCTACATTTCCTCTAAGTGGAAATCAGAATATTTGATGGACACAATGGACGAGAACTCCATCAGAAGCTCCAAATATCAAACATCAAATTCTTT GCTAGTGAACAGGAAACAACTGCACATCAAACAGGAGGTGCTATCATCAATCCCAGAAGAGGGGTACCAAAAGAGAAACCACTTTTTTTATAGTTCTCTAAAGGATAAGCAATCACTGGAAAAGAAAATGGCCAAATTCATTACAACAGGGAAGAAGTCTCTAATCAAACAAGAATTAAATGAGGTGTATGCAGATCATTTGAAGTTGCAG ATAGAGAGGAGATCAGTGCACCAAGAAAGAGCTTTGAGTTCCTCAAGTTCATTAGATGATAAGGAGTCAGAGGATATTGTCAA AAGGTACAATATTCTCTACAATTGTCTTCTAAGAAGTATTCAAAGAAGCAGAAACATTGATGGTTGCTTG CTAGAATTTAAGAAAATACTGAGaaaggaaaatgaaataaaagcaTCCCATCATCATTCTATGTATTTTATGGCTGATGGAACTAATGTGTACACCAACTCAAAGCTTGTGCG AGTATGTTTTGGCTTGGAATGGTCAGAGCTTTTGGTTACATTTGCAAGTTCCTATGGAAGCTGCTCTTCACCTGTGGTATCTGTTTCTCAAATTAAACAGTATTGTTGTTATGTAGACACTGAGTAA